The following proteins come from a genomic window of Candidatus Thiodiazotropha sp. CDECU1:
- a CDS encoding PAS domain S-box protein — protein sequence MNKNPTQHVLTIVFIYAVLSAIWILSSDWLIEVVTSSPRQQALANTLKSWLFLLMSSLLLYWLIQRLQGIKEAPQESLLHGIGPIWLPALLIALFVIPLTITLVYSTIQEKKTSEISRLQAISDLKSEYVYNWLEERHQDLRFIQFNSAIPTAFQNWRQNSDQNAFHLLSEQLQEIAHIGEFEGVTLLDRSGISLWKSTNHHSQIDAAAIEAVLRLANSGEVEHFGPYKDSQGETHLDFIIPFRKEKQAVDFVLLLHMDPTDQIFSTISEWPVPSKSGEVVLFRQDGLEIEFLNNLRHAPNSAMQLRWPLDDEVLLAAQLARGDWAMAHAVEGKDYRNESVFGVGRRIPGTDWFLLAKMDWSEIYYEALQDATWMGFSGLFTLLMVIIGLYLLRQRQQLAVASATHQAQAERIQALNLLSVIADSSTDAIYAKDLQGRYLLFNRQAEIFTGKSKDEVLKQDDRFLFPPHQAEMVMNNDRMLIDQNRVITLHEEVDTQLGPVTFLATKGPLKDESGEVIGTFGVSRDITEMHMMEQELREKESRLRTLFQTLPDLIWLKDLDGVYLACNQTFERFFGAKESDILGKTDYDFVPEEQAEFFRANDQAAIDAGESVSNKEWITFADDGHRALLLTTKCPIIDESGRLFGVLGIGRDITSLHQTEKALRESLEHFRLFYENAPVAYESLDRNGNIIDVNPSWLELLGFDASDREQVIGRSITDFIIAEQHPLLEKRFTEFLSTGKVVGKEYDLLRRDGKIITVSVDGRTGHDPTGIFKLTHCILHDITERKQHDRYIEVQARRASILLGLPQIAEDLDETSFMQHALSLTQKLIDSPIALIYSVNQDQETIKLVAWSEQTQQEYCQSIHDKSYPIEDAGIWADAFRLGKPVIFNDYQEVTEQQMPPNCQLAFSRIISLPVIEKERVAMLVVVGNNERDYTDLDVETTQLIANEIWHIVQRRRSMNALTMSEARYRELVDNMSDGVAVYEAVDDGADFIFREYNKSGERIGKNKRADTIGRRVTEVFPGIDSLGLLQIFKRVWQSGKAESFPINQYQDNRLQIWVENYVYRLPGGEIVAIFNDITDRKLAEDALKKSEERYRGVVEDTPVLICSFLPHGEITFVNKAYCDYFQKSSEALLGSNFLDLIPNRDRATVKSHIEALTPDSPTQSHEHQVISKSGTTRWQRWTNRALFTPQGETISYQSIGQDITERKLAELKVSRLNNELEIRVNERTKELESANKELESFVYSVSHDLRAPLRAVTGFAHILVNRHLDSLNEEGQHYLKNVLEAGNHMGILIDDLLQYSRTGRGTLQMRPIELAPIIEGLEVTFAELMENSNAQLIIEKPLATPLGDATLIGQQFSNLIENALTYYHPDTAPVIRITSKRQGNQVFIRVIDNGIGIAPEYHQKIFKVFQRLHGQDDYPGTGVGLAIVAKAARMMEGEVKVESTLGKGSQFTLILPAAEIH from the coding sequence ATGAATAAAAATCCCACGCAGCACGTACTCACTATTGTATTTATCTATGCTGTACTCTCTGCGATCTGGATCCTCTCCTCTGACTGGCTGATCGAAGTAGTTACCAGTTCACCGAGGCAACAGGCCCTCGCTAATACCCTCAAAAGCTGGTTGTTCTTACTCATGAGTTCCCTGTTACTGTATTGGTTGATACAGCGCCTACAAGGAATCAAAGAGGCGCCACAGGAGAGTTTGCTGCATGGTATAGGTCCTATCTGGCTACCGGCATTGTTAATAGCACTCTTTGTAATACCCCTGACAATCACCCTTGTTTATTCGACTATCCAAGAAAAAAAGACATCTGAAATTAGTCGTCTGCAGGCTATTTCTGATCTAAAATCTGAATATGTGTACAATTGGCTTGAAGAGCGTCACCAGGATTTACGCTTCATTCAATTCAACTCTGCCATACCCACAGCCTTTCAAAACTGGCGCCAGAATAGTGATCAAAATGCCTTTCATCTGCTTAGTGAACAGTTGCAAGAGATAGCGCATATCGGCGAGTTCGAGGGTGTCACACTATTGGATCGAAGCGGTATCAGCCTGTGGAAGAGCACAAACCACCACTCCCAGATAGATGCTGCGGCCATTGAAGCGGTTTTACGCCTGGCAAACTCGGGGGAAGTGGAACATTTTGGGCCCTACAAGGATAGTCAGGGAGAGACGCACCTGGACTTCATCATACCTTTTAGGAAAGAAAAACAGGCAGTAGATTTTGTTCTACTCCTGCACATGGACCCCACCGACCAAATTTTCTCCACCATCAGTGAATGGCCTGTACCAAGCAAGAGCGGCGAGGTGGTACTGTTTCGCCAGGACGGATTAGAGATAGAGTTTCTCAACAATCTGAGACATGCGCCCAACTCAGCTATGCAACTTCGCTGGCCACTCGATGACGAGGTACTGCTGGCGGCACAGTTGGCCCGGGGAGATTGGGCTATGGCGCATGCTGTTGAAGGCAAGGACTACCGCAACGAATCTGTGTTCGGTGTTGGGCGTCGCATACCTGGCACAGATTGGTTCCTATTGGCAAAGATGGACTGGTCCGAAATCTATTACGAAGCCTTACAGGATGCCACATGGATGGGATTTAGCGGATTATTTACGCTGTTGATGGTGATCATTGGGCTCTACCTGTTGCGTCAGCGTCAGCAGCTAGCAGTTGCCAGCGCCACCCACCAGGCACAAGCCGAACGCATCCAGGCATTGAATCTACTTTCCGTCATTGCAGACTCATCTACCGATGCCATTTACGCCAAGGACCTGCAAGGACGCTATCTCTTATTTAACAGGCAGGCTGAGATTTTCACTGGCAAGTCTAAAGATGAGGTGTTGAAGCAGGATGACAGATTTCTGTTTCCACCACATCAGGCAGAGATGGTCATGAATAACGACCGCATGCTCATAGATCAAAACAGGGTCATCACCTTGCATGAGGAGGTGGATACTCAGCTGGGACCCGTTACCTTTCTTGCCACAAAGGGGCCACTGAAAGATGAGAGCGGCGAGGTAATAGGCACCTTTGGAGTGTCCCGTGATATCACGGAAATGCATATGATGGAGCAGGAACTGCGGGAGAAGGAATCGCGTCTTCGCACCCTGTTTCAGACCCTACCCGACCTGATCTGGCTGAAGGATCTTGATGGTGTGTATCTCGCTTGCAATCAAACCTTTGAGCGATTTTTCGGTGCCAAAGAGAGCGACATCCTGGGAAAAACAGACTACGATTTTGTACCTGAAGAACAGGCAGAGTTCTTCCGCGCCAATGACCAGGCCGCTATCGATGCAGGTGAGTCAGTTTCTAACAAAGAGTGGATCACCTTCGCCGATGATGGCCATCGCGCCCTGTTACTGACCACTAAATGCCCCATCATCGACGAATCTGGCCGGTTATTCGGAGTTCTCGGTATTGGTCGGGACATCACATCCCTTCATCAGACCGAGAAGGCCTTGCGTGAGAGTCTGGAGCATTTCCGCCTGTTCTATGAAAACGCACCCGTGGCCTACGAGTCGCTGGATCGAAATGGCAATATAATCGATGTCAATCCCTCATGGTTGGAGTTATTGGGCTTTGATGCTAGTGACCGCGAGCAAGTCATCGGCAGGTCCATTACCGACTTCATCATAGCCGAGCAACACCCACTTTTAGAAAAGCGCTTCACGGAATTTCTATCAACAGGCAAGGTCGTGGGCAAGGAATATGATCTGCTACGCCGTGACGGCAAGATCATCACTGTCTCTGTGGATGGTCGCACCGGACACGATCCAACAGGTATATTTAAACTGACCCATTGTATACTTCACGATATCACCGAAAGGAAACAGCATGATAGGTATATTGAGGTCCAAGCCCGTCGTGCCTCGATTCTCTTGGGATTGCCCCAGATAGCTGAGGATCTCGACGAAACCTCATTCATGCAACATGCCCTGTCACTGACCCAAAAGTTGATTGACAGCCCTATCGCCTTGATCTATTCAGTTAACCAGGATCAGGAAACCATTAAACTGGTCGCCTGGTCGGAACAGACTCAACAGGAGTATTGCCAATCCATACATGACAAGTCTTACCCCATCGAGGATGCAGGCATCTGGGCCGATGCATTCCGTCTGGGAAAACCCGTTATTTTTAACGATTATCAAGAAGTCACCGAGCAGCAAATGCCGCCCAATTGCCAACTCGCTTTTTCCCGCATTATCAGCCTACCGGTGATTGAAAAAGAGCGTGTAGCCATGCTCGTCGTTGTCGGCAACAATGAACGTGATTACACAGACCTCGATGTAGAGACGACACAACTGATAGCCAATGAGATCTGGCATATCGTACAACGGCGTCGAAGCATGAATGCCCTGACCATGAGCGAAGCCCGATACCGTGAGCTGGTGGATAACATGAGTGACGGGGTGGCGGTCTACGAAGCAGTGGATGATGGTGCGGATTTCATTTTTCGAGAGTACAACAAATCTGGAGAACGCATCGGTAAAAACAAACGGGCGGACACCATCGGTCGTCGAGTCACAGAGGTATTTCCTGGCATTGATTCACTGGGTCTACTGCAGATTTTCAAGCGCGTCTGGCAGAGTGGTAAAGCGGAATCCTTCCCAATTAACCAATATCAGGATAATCGCCTGCAAATCTGGGTAGAGAACTATGTCTATCGACTGCCTGGTGGTGAGATCGTTGCAATCTTCAACGATATTACCGACCGTAAATTAGCTGAAGATGCCTTGAAAAAGAGTGAGGAGCGTTACCGCGGTGTAGTAGAGGATACCCCGGTTCTGATCTGCAGTTTTCTGCCGCATGGTGAAATCACCTTCGTCAACAAGGCCTATTGTGACTATTTTCAGAAAAGTTCTGAAGCACTGTTAGGTAGTAACTTTCTGGACCTGATTCCGAACCGGGATAGAGCAACGGTGAAGAGCCATATCGAAGCCCTGACACCCGATTCACCCACCCAGTCACATGAACACCAAGTCATCTCGAAATCCGGGACAACACGCTGGCAGCGTTGGACGAACCGCGCCCTGTTCACCCCTCAGGGAGAAACCATCTCCTATCAATCCATTGGCCAGGATATCACCGAGCGGAAACTCGCCGAACTCAAGGTCAGCCGACTTAACAACGAACTGGAAATACGCGTCAATGAGCGTACCAAGGAGTTGGAATCGGCCAACAAGGAACTGGAATCGTTCGTCTACTCCGTCTCTCATGACCTGCGGGCACCGCTCAGGGCGGTGACCGGATTTGCCCATATCCTTGTCAATCGCCATCTCGACAGCCTGAATGAAGAGGGTCAACACTACCTGAAGAATGTCCTCGAGGCAGGCAACCACATGGGTATACTCATCGATGACCTGTTGCAATACTCCCGTACCGGGCGCGGAACCCTGCAGATGAGACCCATTGAGCTGGCACCGATCATTGAGGGATTGGAGGTCACCTTTGCCGAACTCATGGAAAACAGCAACGCCCAACTGATCATTGAAAAACCACTCGCGACACCCCTGGGTGATGCCACCTTGATTGGTCAACAGTTCAGCAATCTGATTGAAAATGCCCTGACCTACTATCACCCCGACACTGCACCAGTAATACGCATCACTTCGAAACGTCAGGGTAACCAGGTATTTATCAGGGTTATCGATAATGGCATCGGTATTGCGCCAGAATACCATCAGAAGATCTTCAAGGTATTTCAACGTCTGCATGGTCAAGATGATTATCCGGGCACCGGGGTCGGCCTGGCAATCGTGGCCAAGGCTGCCCGCATGATGGAGGGTGAAGTGAAAGTGGAGTCAACCCTCGGCAAGGGTAGTCAGTTCACGCTTATTCTGCCTGCAGCGGAGATACATTAA
- a CDS encoding response regulator — translation MYRKPWKRHYLSPGETAEIFKVTPASLRGWTNKGAIRAETTRGGHRRYPVSEVFRLARMKGVDLEPSLFMSVRLLIIDSDVEHGEAMQKSLNDVHGISEVALAHDCFMAGCLVTQFKPDVVLLDLKLPGIDSSHVCSFIKHDHQTRFIRVIAMCRNCSKQQQKQIMDLGAEVCLSKPLSNVQLKQAMGLVNPDA, via the coding sequence ATGTATCGTAAACCCTGGAAGAGACACTATCTATCTCCGGGTGAAACAGCGGAGATTTTTAAGGTCACACCGGCATCATTGCGGGGGTGGACAAACAAGGGCGCCATTCGGGCCGAGACCACCAGGGGGGGGCATCGGCGCTATCCAGTCAGCGAAGTGTTCAGACTGGCTCGTATGAAGGGTGTCGATCTAGAGCCATCCCTGTTCATGTCTGTAAGATTGTTGATCATTGATAGTGACGTCGAACATGGCGAGGCCATGCAGAAGTCGCTGAATGATGTACATGGAATATCTGAAGTTGCGCTTGCACACGACTGCTTCATGGCAGGGTGCCTGGTGACACAATTTAAACCTGATGTTGTGCTGTTGGATCTTAAACTGCCTGGTATCGATAGTTCTCACGTATGCAGCTTCATAAAGCATGACCATCAAACAAGGTTTATTAGAGTGATTGCTATGTGTCGAAATTGTTCAAAACAACAACAAAAACAGATTATGGATCTTGGTGCCGAGGTCTGTTTGTCAAAGCCTCTTTCCAATGTTCAGCTCAAGCAAGCAATGGGGCTGGTCAACCCGGACGCCTGA
- a CDS encoding response regulator produces MDRSGFSSTGRSDRPYRVLVVEDDGPHLSLQVDILQTLPSQVTTADSGLKALGLVKNGNFDLVLLNKRLPDIDGDEVCYRIRQELNNQLLPVIMVTGSGSSQSLHHSLSIGANDFIKKPYDPLELKSRARAAIEMKHLMDQLDDAASVLFTLAKMVEARDPTTGEHCNRLVNTCRILGETLNLSASDQEALRKGAILHDIGKIGVPDTVLLKPGELTSDEWQVMQRHAAIGADLCQQLNSVRDAVPIIRHHHERWDGSGYPDGLSGEGIPLVARVFQYADIYDALRHDRVYSKAQPVDKILEVLKLEIENGWRDPEIGRVFIDILLQDSSRFDDR; encoded by the coding sequence ATGGACCGTTCCGGCTTCTCCTCAACTGGCAGGTCAGATAGGCCTTATCGTGTCCTTGTTGTCGAGGATGACGGGCCGCACCTGTCGCTACAGGTCGATATACTGCAGACGCTGCCATCCCAGGTAACCACCGCTGACTCGGGTTTAAAAGCGCTGGGTTTGGTCAAAAATGGAAACTTCGACCTGGTTTTGTTGAACAAAAGGTTGCCGGACATCGATGGAGACGAAGTATGCTATCGGATCCGACAGGAGCTCAACAACCAGCTGCTACCGGTAATAATGGTAACCGGCTCAGGTTCATCGCAGAGCCTGCATCATAGTCTCTCCATAGGCGCCAATGATTTCATCAAGAAGCCCTATGACCCGCTTGAGCTCAAATCACGTGCTCGAGCCGCCATTGAGATGAAGCATCTAATGGATCAGTTGGACGATGCGGCCTCTGTACTCTTTACCCTGGCCAAGATGGTTGAGGCACGTGACCCTACTACGGGCGAGCATTGCAATCGTCTGGTGAATACCTGCCGTATACTTGGAGAGACATTGAATCTCTCTGCCAGTGATCAGGAAGCGCTGCGCAAGGGGGCCATTCTGCACGATATAGGCAAGATAGGGGTACCCGATACCGTATTATTGAAACCCGGTGAACTGACCAGTGACGAATGGCAGGTGATGCAAAGACATGCTGCAATCGGGGCGGATCTTTGTCAGCAGTTGAACAGCGTGCGTGACGCGGTGCCGATAATACGTCACCATCACGAACGTTGGGACGGTAGTGGATATCCTGACGGACTATCGGGAGAAGGGATTCCATTGGTTGCCAGGGTATTCCAGTATGCGGATATTTATGACGCCTTGAGACATGATCGTGTTTACAGCAAGGCGCAACCTGTCGACAAGATTCTCGAGGTGCTCAAGCTTGAGATAGAAAATGGCTGGCGAGACCCGGAAATTGGCAGGGTCTTTATTGATATTCTTTTACAAGATTCAAGTAGATTCGATGACAGATAA
- a CDS encoding nitrous oxide-stimulated promoter family protein codes for MTDNDQVKHRIEREKLTVSAMMRIFCRDHHHTDGILCEDCDKLLDYARRRLDSCPFQEKKPACNHCTVHCYSKDMRVRVQDVMRYAGPRMVFRHPLLSLYHLFDKMREVPELSKRKE; via the coding sequence ATGACAGATAACGATCAGGTCAAACACAGAATCGAGCGGGAAAAGCTGACTGTATCAGCGATGATGAGAATATTTTGCAGAGACCATCATCATACCGACGGCATCCTGTGTGAAGATTGCGATAAACTTTTGGATTATGCCCGAAGACGCCTGGATAGCTGTCCCTTCCAGGAGAAAAAGCCAGCGTGCAACCACTGCACCGTACACTGCTATTCCAAAGACATGCGTGTAAGAGTGCAGGATGTGATGCGCTATGCAGGCCCAAGAATGGTATTTCGCCACCCGCTGTTGAGCCTTTATCATCTATTCGACAAAATGCGTGAGGTACCAGAGCTTTCAAAGCGAAAAGAATAA
- a CDS encoding amylo-alpha-1,6-glucosidase: protein MVESLRAVRFGRAICGDLRQAEQREWLLTNGKGAYAAGTMATSLTRRYHGLLIAPLTGALDRHLMMAKADATLRFDGREWPLFTNRWYGNVVDPHGCDYLESFTLLGRMPVWRFAIGHMSLEMRIWMEHGQATTYVAYRLTGGQDVAGLNVNMLANRRDHHGIMHVRDSTASVTESDCGLCVEWPEGDRLSIHTTDARFEPLQHWYEGFLLSTEEQRGLASIDNNLSVGRINFELRQDEWAGFAVTLENSIDFDLELSMQRFFDRDANLIDSGKGKFANPVPDWIRRLLLSADDFLIKRVLPSNKTGDSIIAGYPWFGDWGRDTMISLPGLTIATGRSDIARAILLGYAELADQGQLPNRFIGAGEEAEYNTVDAALWYFEAWRAYVDATQDEKALKRCFKVLEKIIDWHLKGTRYGIGVDPDDHLLRAGEPGVQLTWMDAKVGEWVVTPRMGKPVEINALWYNALTIMADFALRLGRSEQPYRDIASAVGDSFKRFKRVDGQGLYDLLDGPTGDDASIRPNQILAVSLPHTALDQTTCRDVVQVCGKELLCSYGLRSLSPHDKAYRGHYRGGVADRDGAYHQGTVWAWLLGHYALAEYRVDGDAQAAQQRLAPLADHLWDSGLGSISEIFDGDPPHAAAGTPAQAWSVACTLDAWWRLEQAKQD from the coding sequence GTGGTTGAGTCCTTGCGGGCGGTCCGTTTCGGGCGTGCCATCTGTGGCGACCTGCGCCAGGCCGAACAGCGCGAGTGGCTGCTGACCAATGGCAAGGGTGCCTATGCGGCAGGCACTATGGCAACCAGCCTCACGCGTCGTTACCATGGTCTGCTGATCGCCCCGCTCACCGGTGCCCTGGATCGCCACCTCATGATGGCCAAGGCGGATGCCACCCTGCGGTTCGACGGTAGGGAGTGGCCGTTGTTCACCAATCGTTGGTATGGCAATGTGGTCGATCCCCATGGCTGTGATTATCTCGAGAGTTTTACCCTGCTCGGCAGGATGCCGGTGTGGCGTTTTGCTATCGGTCATATGAGCCTGGAGATGCGCATCTGGATGGAGCATGGGCAGGCTACCACTTATGTGGCTTATCGCTTGACTGGCGGGCAGGATGTAGCCGGGCTGAACGTGAATATGCTGGCTAACCGCCGCGATCACCATGGCATTATGCATGTCAGGGATAGCACCGCTTCGGTGACTGAGTCGGATTGCGGTCTCTGTGTTGAATGGCCAGAGGGGGATCGACTCTCTATTCACACCACTGATGCCAGATTTGAGCCCTTACAACACTGGTACGAAGGCTTTCTACTCTCTACCGAGGAGCAGCGCGGGCTCGCCTCAATCGACAACAACCTCTCGGTCGGCCGGATCAACTTTGAATTGAGGCAGGATGAGTGGGCGGGATTCGCGGTCACCCTTGAGAACAGCATCGACTTTGATCTTGAACTGTCCATGCAGCGATTTTTCGATCGTGATGCCAATTTGATAGATAGCGGTAAAGGAAAATTTGCCAACCCGGTGCCTGACTGGATACGACGGCTGCTGCTGTCAGCGGATGATTTCTTGATCAAAAGAGTCCTGCCGTCCAACAAAACAGGTGATTCCATCATTGCCGGTTACCCCTGGTTCGGTGACTGGGGGCGTGACACCATGATCTCCTTGCCCGGCCTGACTATCGCCACGGGAAGATCGGATATCGCCCGCGCCATTCTGCTCGGTTATGCGGAACTGGCCGACCAGGGGCAGCTGCCGAATCGATTCATCGGTGCCGGCGAGGAGGCGGAATACAACACGGTGGATGCCGCGCTCTGGTACTTCGAGGCGTGGCGCGCCTACGTCGATGCTACTCAGGATGAGAAGGCCCTGAAGCGTTGTTTTAAGGTGCTGGAGAAGATTATCGATTGGCATCTGAAAGGCACCAGATACGGCATCGGCGTGGACCCGGATGATCACCTGTTACGGGCAGGAGAACCCGGTGTGCAATTGACCTGGATGGATGCGAAGGTGGGTGAATGGGTGGTGACACCGCGCATGGGCAAGCCGGTGGAGATCAATGCACTCTGGTACAACGCCCTGACCATCATGGCCGATTTTGCACTACGCCTTGGCAGGTCGGAGCAACCCTATCGGGATATTGCCAGCGCAGTAGGCGACAGCTTCAAGCGTTTCAAGAGGGTAGATGGACAGGGCCTCTACGATCTGCTGGACGGCCCAACAGGCGATGATGCCAGCATCCGTCCCAATCAGATCCTCGCCGTCAGCCTCCCGCATACAGCGCTTGATCAGACAACCTGCCGGGATGTTGTCCAGGTCTGCGGTAAGGAGTTGCTCTGCTCTTATGGATTGCGTTCCCTGAGTCCCCACGATAAGGCCTACCGGGGTCACTATCGGGGAGGTGTTGCGGATCGGGATGGGGCATACCATCAAGGCACGGTCTGGGCATGGCTGCTCGGCCACTATGCCCTGGCGGAGTATCGGGTCGATGGTGATGCACAAGCGGCTCAGCAGCGGTTGGCGCCCCTGGCCGATCATCTATGGGATAGCGGCTTGGGCTCGATCAGTGAGATCTTCGATGGCGACCCGCCCCACGCAGCGGCGGGAACACCGGCCCAAGCCTGGTCAGTGGCCTGTACCCTGGATGCCTGGTGGCGTCTCGAACAGGCGAAACAGGACTGA
- a CDS encoding SDR family oxidoreductase: MSSRNSQLLAGQRALVTGANSGIGAAVARGLAMAGAKVVINYVVNEADALKLVNEIEKSGGVAMALYADVSNESEVQVMFNRMIETWGSIDILVNNAGIQRDAPFVDMTLAQWNKVMDVNLTGQFLCTREATKEFIRRGVVPDLSCAAGKVICMSSVHEVIPWAGHVNYAASKGGVMMFMQSVAQEMAHQKIRVNGIAPGAIRTPINRTAWETPEAEASLLKLIPYERIGDPADIAKAVVWLASDESDYVTGTTLFVDGGMTLYPGFREGG; encoded by the coding sequence ATGAGCAGCAGAAATTCACAGTTGTTGGCTGGGCAGCGGGCATTGGTCACAGGCGCCAACTCAGGTATCGGTGCTGCCGTGGCCCGCGGCCTTGCAATGGCGGGCGCCAAGGTGGTGATTAATTATGTAGTGAATGAAGCGGATGCCTTGAAGCTTGTCAACGAAATCGAAAAATCCGGCGGCGTTGCAATGGCTTTATACGCAGATGTCAGTAACGAGAGCGAAGTGCAGGTAATGTTCAATCGCATGATTGAAACTTGGGGGAGTATCGATATCCTGGTGAACAATGCTGGAATACAGCGCGACGCGCCATTTGTCGATATGACCTTGGCGCAGTGGAATAAGGTCATGGATGTAAACCTCACGGGTCAGTTTCTCTGCACCCGGGAGGCGACCAAGGAGTTTATCCGACGCGGGGTAGTACCGGATCTATCCTGTGCCGCGGGCAAGGTTATCTGCATGTCCTCGGTACATGAGGTCATTCCCTGGGCCGGGCACGTCAACTATGCCGCATCGAAAGGGGGGGTGATGATGTTCATGCAGAGCGTGGCGCAAGAGATGGCACATCAGAAGATCCGCGTGAATGGTATCGCGCCAGGTGCTATCCGCACGCCAATCAATCGCACTGCCTGGGAAACCCCTGAGGCGGAAGCTTCCCTGTTGAAATTGATCCCATACGAACGTATTGGCGATCCAGCCGATATCGCCAAGGCAGTGGTCTGGCTCGCATCGGATGAGTCTGACTATGTCACCGGTACGACACTCTTCGTGGATGGTGGGATGACCCTCTATCCGGGGTTTAGAGAAGGTGGTTGA
- a CDS encoding phosphate/phosphite/phosphonate ABC transporter substrate-binding protein — translation MEQRKIVKRLSPHRFRVHLVLFLIAANLVTGVMADPLLIGIFPRRDAIVTANLFRPLSNYLEEHLQQPVKLELSANFDVFMQRLQQRRYDLVHLNQFEYVNAHEKLAYEAIVQNEEFGEKMIRGAIYVRQDSGIKELEQLRGKEILFGGGPRAMMSYIVPTYLLRQAGLEAGDYQETYAINPPKAVISTFLKYADAGGAGEVVRRLPMVRKKIDVNDLAIIAVSDPLPHLPWAVKEEMDDDLKTRIKNILLGLKASPRGKEILRQARLSAFNPVNDKDYDAHRVIINAIYPR, via the coding sequence ATGGAACAACGCAAAATAGTGAAACGACTTAGTCCTCACCGGTTCAGGGTCCACCTGGTCCTATTCCTGATCGCTGCCAATCTGGTAACCGGCGTGATGGCCGATCCACTGTTAATCGGTATTTTCCCCCGACGCGACGCCATAGTCACAGCCAATCTGTTTCGTCCCCTATCGAACTATTTGGAAGAACATCTGCAACAGCCGGTCAAGCTCGAATTGTCTGCAAATTTCGATGTCTTCATGCAACGATTGCAGCAGCGTCGATATGACCTGGTGCATCTGAATCAGTTCGAGTATGTCAACGCCCATGAAAAACTCGCCTATGAAGCAATTGTTCAAAACGAGGAGTTCGGGGAGAAGATGATCCGTGGAGCGATCTATGTGCGCCAAGATTCCGGAATCAAGGAACTCGAACAGTTACGTGGTAAAGAGATACTTTTTGGCGGTGGACCCAGGGCAATGATGAGTTATATCGTGCCTACCTATCTCCTTCGACAAGCCGGCTTGGAGGCAGGTGATTACCAGGAGACATATGCCATCAATCCACCCAAGGCAGTGATATCCACCTTTCTCAAATATGCAGATGCAGGTGGTGCCGGTGAGGTGGTACGACGGCTACCCATGGTTAGAAAAAAAATCGATGTGAACGATCTGGCAATAATAGCTGTCAGCGATCCACTCCCGCATCTTCCCTGGGCCGTAAAGGAGGAGATGGATGATGACTTGAAAACACGCATAAAAAATATACTCCTGGGCCTGAAAGCATCTCCACGGGGAAAGGAAATCCTGCGCCAGGCGCGGCTGAGTGCCTTCAATCCTGTAAATGACAAGGATTACGATGCTCACCGCGTCATCATTAATGCCATATATCCCCGTTGA